Proteins from a genomic interval of Medicago truncatula cultivar Jemalong A17 chromosome 3, MtrunA17r5.0-ANR, whole genome shotgun sequence:
- the LOC11433227 gene encoding 50S ribosomal protein L11, chloroplastic, with amino-acid sequence MASTLFCTPSLCSSSSSTMFSTPLKLSLKPSGVSLQNKTPLSLPTTQRRFKITAMAPPKPGGGKAKKVVGIIKLALEAGKATPAPPVGPALGSKGVNIMAFCKDYNARTADKPGYIIPVEITVFDDKSFTFILKTPPASVLLLKAAGVEKGSKDPKAQKVGKVTIDQLRTIASEKLPDLNCETMESAMRIIAGTAANMGIDVDPPILEPKQKQLL; translated from the exons ATGGCGTCCACACTCTTCTGCACTCCGTCGCTAtgttcttcttcctcttctacTATGTTTTCTACTCCTCTTAAATTATCCTTAAAACCCAGCGGCGTCtcccttcaaaacaaaacccCCCTTTCACTTCCCACCACTCAAAGACGCTTTAAAATCACTGCCATGGCTCCTCCCAAACCCGGTGGTGGCAAAGCAAAGAAAG TGGTTGGAATCATAAAACTGGCTCTTGAAGCTGGAAAGGCGACGCCGGCACCACCAGTTGGACCGGCTCTTGGTTCAAAGGGTGTTAACATTATGGCTTTCTGTAAAGATTACAATGCTAGGACTGCTGATAAACCCGGTTATATAATTCCCGTTGAAATCACTGTCTTTGAT GATAAAAGTTTTACTTTCATATTGAAGACTCCACCTGCTTCTGTTCTACTTCTTAAAGCTGCTG GGGTGGAGAAGGGTTCAAAAGACCCCAAGGCACAAAAAGTAGGAAAAGTCACAATTGATCAATTGCGTACAATTGCTTCTGAGAAGTTGCCAGACTTGAATTGCGAGACCATGGAATCAGCTATGAGAATTATAGCAGGCACAGCGGCAAATATGGGAATTGATGTTGATCCTCCTATTCTTGAACCCAAGCAGAAGCAATTGTTGTAA